The nucleotide window CGGGGAAGAAATAGATGTTTATTTTAACACAAACGTTTGCGCACATTCAGGTAATTGTGTAAAAGGTAACAAAGAACTATTTGATTTAGATAGAAAACCATGGATTATGCCAGATAAAGTATCAAAAGAAGAAGTAAAACGTGTCATTAATACTTGTCCAAGTGGAGCATTGCAATATATAGAGAAATAGGAGGGATAAAATGGAATATAAAGAAGGTAAAAATAGAATTTATGCGGTAAATAATGAAGGTACTGAGGTTGGGGAGGTAACATTTGTCCCGACTGGTGAAAATATGTTTATTATCGACCATACAGGTGTGGATGATGCAGCACGAGGCCAAGGGATTGCGCAAGAACTAGTAAAGCGTGCTGTAGAAAAAGCGAAAACAGAAGGAAAGAAAATTATTCCGCTTTGTCCATTTGCTAAATCCGAGTTTTCGAAAAAGCCGGAGTATCAGGCAGTGCAAGCAGATAAATAATTGTTAAGTAGACTAGGTTTTGAACTTAGTCTACTTTTTTATGGATTATTTTAAAAATATCAGTTTTCTCTTCTTGACATCTACTGTGTTTCAGTGTATCTTTAATTAACAGTAAA belongs to Listeria ivanovii subsp. ivanovii and includes:
- a CDS encoding (4Fe-4S)-binding protein, with the protein product MSEEKLIERGYRKYHGEEIDVYFNTNVCAHSGNCVKGNKELFDLDRKPWIMPDKVSKEEVKRVINTCPSGALQYIEK
- a CDS encoding GNAT family N-acetyltransferase: MEYKEGKNRIYAVNNEGTEVGEVTFVPTGENMFIIDHTGVDDAARGQGIAQELVKRAVEKAKTEGKKIIPLCPFAKSEFSKKPEYQAVQADK